CCCCCTGGGACACTTCCAAGTGCTCGAGGAGGGCAGGCCCTGCTCAGTAACTACCAAAACACCCTCTTGTTATCCGGAGCATTGCCATCCTGAATCCAAATCCAGTAAAGAAAAAGTTCCCCATCCCAGTTaaatccagcacagcagctaGCACACCCTATCCCTGCTCATCTCACAGCTGGACACCTCCAGAAGGATTCTGTGAGGGTGAGGGCCAAAACCCCTTATGCAATCCCAAAAATGAACAGGTTCTGCCTTCCCATTGCCTCTGAGCTGGGTGACCTTATGGCAGCAGGATAAGAAACCAGTTAGACAGGAATTTCTCTCCGTTAtcctgagctgcctgtgcctgctgcaggcaTTGTCCTTGAATTGCTTTCCCAGCAGGGTCCATTTTTCTTAGTACTGAAGTTGGAGTATCAGGGCTGGAGTTTCCTGGAAAAGTCCAAGCAGGTTACAGCTGGAGAATGCCCAGGCAGCAATGGAGCTCCTCAGGCTTCCAGGACCTTGGGTGGAAGATTGAGGTGGTTCCTTCTGGGACATACTGGGATGAAATCCCACACAACATCTGTCACAGTCTGCACAACCTGAGCAGGGATCGTGATGGTTCATTCGACCCCAGGGTGCAAACGACGACAGCAAGAgtctaaggttttgttcagcagcaagcagcaaagcaatttattgagggccaaCAATTCAGTTCTGAGGCAgtggtgagaaggagagagataaaggtggcgaagcagagagagagagagagaaaatgagtacgagaaaaagtaacaaattacaCACACATATGAGCTACGCAGGAAGTGCCCTTTCTTCAAGGAAAGTCAATACTACATGTACAAAAAAAAACTTGCACAGCTAAACCCTCACCCTGAGTGGAATATTTTGTGCAGCGCCCTTCCTGGCTTCAAGGAAGGTCAAAAGACAACACTCAAACAAGAATAGAGGAGAATGACACAGTCGTGCCTTTTGCACCAAGAAGTCTTTTGTGAATTTCTGAAGACAGAACCCTCAAACGACTGTAGGGATGCTTTTTCACCCAGAAAATCAGAGACAGGAAAATGGACAGAATAGAAGAGTAGGAAAAAtataagggaaagaaaaagagaaaaaaagaaatcaaatagaCAATTTTCAATTATTCAACTGTTTTTCATTACATAGAAACAATTTCtgattacaaagaaaataataaatttcaatAAAACATACAATGcaactaaaataataaatttaaatcaatattcaaaatataataTGACTAAACTAAGCAATTCTaaattaatattcaaaatataagaataatcaattttaattgatattaaaaaatgcagcacaaacaaaaaataagcaatttcAATCAATAACAGgttctgcaaaaggaaaaatcacatcTTGCAATTGTAGTAAAGTTATAGACACAAAGATTTGAATAACTTTCTGTACTCATTACTAAATCTtctacaaaaaagaaaaaaaaccaaaaaagaaaaaccccccaaaaaactatTACAAGCAGTTCTTAAGCATACACACCCATTGCCTATATATACCAGTACTGTTTCAAGGAATTTGGATGATTTTCAAAGTTGCAATCATTCTGTTCTGTGTCTAAGCAAATATCTTGAGCTCTGATTGCATTACTTTCACAGATAAACCCTTGTTGCTCCCAGAAAATGCAAGTCTCTAAATTAACAGTTTGCTACTTCCCACCAATTTGACGGGCCCATTCTCTATGATCAAAAGGACAGAGATCAGCTCCATCGTGATTCAGCCCTAAAGCAATGAGAGGGAATACTGAATGCACTGAAGCATTGCGTATGGTCAGTAAAAAAGGCCGTGGCTGTATTTGTGCTGGGGTCGTAGGTAAAATTCAGCAGGTTCCACCAGGATTGGAATTCTCCTTCAAAGTTAGTGGCACTATCCCAGATTATTCTCCaaatttcagtaggaaaagtgccctcccctcctcctcttaCAACTGAGGCAGCAACTGAGTGCATCCACAATTGAGCCTGGACACGACTATGAGCTAAAGAGATGTTATAGCCAGTTTATCCATCAGTATTTCTGAATCAGTGctattcaaaattcccaatcctgtTCTCACAACACCGGTTTTGTCTCTTATTATTCATTGCTTAAAAGAATTATTGGCAATTTGTCTTGTTTGAAAAACTATGCCAAATTAAACAATATTGTTATTGGCTGGTTTTTCTAATTACGTGTGatccaatttaaaaaattttccgGTTCAGTATAACCGGTGGTTGGGTGATAGGTGTTACAACATTAACATCAAGTTATCcccagtattttgtattttttttaccGCACATGACTTTATGGGAAAAATTGTGCAACAGTTACATTTAACTAACAACTCTGATTTTGGATTTCACAATATGAAACACGGCTGTGAGATCCTGTGCCATAAATGTATACAGGTTCGACGAGGGACTCAGCAATTAATTCAGCAATTAATCTTCATGTCCTGCGGCGTTCTTCTGcgaaaaagaaacacaacagAATCTGCCACAAAGAGGCAGGAGGTTAAAATGATGGAACTATCCAGCATGTAACGTGGACTGGAATTCTGTTGACTGGAAGCCACTCTGTACCtcctttaaacacagcacaagAGTCAGGGTAGATGCAAACAAGAGAGGCAATCTGTACctcaggttggaaaacaccccaaacagctGTCAGCACACTCCAAACTACTCCCCTGTCTCTTATAATTCTTTCCTTAAACCaagaatttgctgtttgtttggagaagaaaggagaggCTACTGTGATTACCGAGGCAGGTTTGTTTTGGCTGCCAGCCAAGCTCTCACTTTCTGGAATTGTCAGATTTTTTACAGCTCCCTTTATCACTGAGAAGGTGTTACAGTAATGCTCTATCAGGCCATACCACTTCCTaactgaggagctctgggccATCCCATCAGTAGGGAGGGTCCCAGTGGTGGTTGTCTTCAAAGTCTTCATTTGTCTCCCATTGTTAAGAAAACCTCATGTCCCCAGTACCCACTGGCTGCTTGTTCTGCTAATTCAGTATCAGTGAACGGGATTTCTTTAGTGGTCACTTGTGGGCCAAAATCCTCAGTACTCAGCCGGAGAGCAGTGTGCCATGGAAGCAGCACTGGCAAGCACAACTgtacacagtcccttggcaagcatccaccttggccaggcCAGAGCTTCTGCCCAGAGTGAGGAGtaggggtctcagggtctcaggggctcagtctctgatgatgattgtgaggcagatcaggcaatcttcaAACCGACCCTTACAACatcccagccccccagccctgtggataCTGAAGTGGTCCAAGCGATCCCCAGTGATCCCAGGTGGAAAATCACCGCCCCTCCTCCCCCACTGGACACACAGATaagccagggcagctgtgggaggGCAGGTAACTGGAGAAGGACACTGGGAACAGCTAAAAGCAGAGAGCACGCCCAGAGAGCTGAATTCCCACAGGACTCTGCCACTCTGAGTGTGTCAGCTGGCTCCAGGAGGATGCTTGGCGTGGCTTTGGGCATCGgggtcctgctggccctggtgggCTGCACGGCCACCGAGGGCTGTGGTAAGTGTCAGCCACCCACAGAGAACCAGGAGAGAGCATGGATGGGACACAGGACCCTGGTGACCTCCCCTCTCCTTCCAGTGGCCCCACAGGACATGgtctcccagctgctccagcgcTTGGAGGGATCTGTAAACTTCGAGGAGGCAGCAAATCCCAGCGTCCTGCTGGCCATGAACCTGGCTGGAGGGGACAGCGACGGTCCCATCCACAagtggctgctccaggagaTCAAGGAGGAGGCGGTGAGGAGAGCCCAGAAAGGtagggagggaaaggaggggaagcACCAGCTCCCGGGGGCCCACCTGTCCTTGGAATGCCCAGCCCAGCTCGGCTGCCCTCTTGTCCCCACAGACATGACCTCGGGACAGGTGGCTCTGCACGTCCTCGCCCTCCTCTCCTCTTGCCAGGATCCCCAGCGCGTCCATGCCCTGGACCAGACGCTCGACCTGATCCGTGTcctgcagcagaaaacagatGAGGAGATGGCCAAACTGGGTTTGTTGGGATCTGGGGGCCTGggggtgtcactgtccccacacctTGTCACTTTGCCGCTCTTTGCTTTCAGAGGCCGACGGGGTTCCCAAAACTACCCTGTACAGCGTGGGCCTGGACACCATGGCCCTGTGCCTGGCTGAGGCGGGCGGCGCTCAAGGGCCATCGGTGGCCCTGGCCAAGTGGGTGCTGAGCCCTGACAGCCACATCTCCGTGGGTAAGGAacccctctgctcccacatTCCCACTCCTGGGGTCTATCCTGAGCCTTGGCGGTGACTCCAGGATCCCACAGACACCCGGGCCATGGTGGCACTGGCGCTGAGCTGCGTCTATGACTACGTGGAGCTCCAGGACGTGCGGGAACTGCTCCGGGAGGCACTTCAGACAGTGAGCACCAGCTTCCTGGACGAGCAGGAGAAGAGGGATGGCATGATCGGGAATATCTACAGCATGGGGCTGGCCCTGCAGGTAGGGGAGGTGCCAGGGGAGTGTGGAGTTGCAGCCACCTGGTCCCATTCCCAGATGCGTCATTCCCACCCACTCCACAGGCGCTGGAGGCCACAAGGAAGTTTTACGCCCCACGGAAGTGGGACTGTGCCCAGGCTTACTCCGTGGTGTACGCCCATGATTACCAGCAGCCCATGGCCATAGcccaggtgctgccagccctggtgggCAGGTCCTACCTGGATGCGGCTGGCCTGGACTGTGCTGCCAACAAGGATATGTCTCCAAGCCGACagttgtccctgtccccaaagctgGGGACACATGGCGTTCCCAGAGGTACACTGATCCCACCTGGGGTCCCCCAGATCCCACAGGGATGATGTTCCCACCCTATGCccgctggggctgtgccaggtgcccaccctactgctctctccctgcacagcctccaTCCAGGTGCATTACTCCATCACCAACACACTCCAGGGAAAACACTTCCACTACTCCACCACGGTGACAGTCCCAAGTGGCTCCACTCTGCTCCAGGTGATGAAggtggcagcagaggagaaCCCCCAAACCTTTAGGTGAGAGCCAGGGCAGCTTTGGGGATGGGATCTGGCATTTCCCCACCCAGGCCTGAGCCCCCACAATTCTCCCACAGTTTCCAGACTGAGCAGACATCCTGGGGTCCCTATGTGACCTCCATCCACGGGCTGGCTGGCAGCATGGATGACAGGACCTACTGGCAGTTCCTCAGTGCTGGGAACGCTCTCGAGGaaggtggggcaggaggagaggagggtggggatggggctgggggagtctccctgtcccagcctcactcatccctgtgtcacagggGTTGGAACGTACAAACCACACGACGGGGAGCACATCCAGGCCGTCTTCAGCACCTACTGATGCCACCAAGACATCCTGGGCCCTGCCATGGAGCAATAAAGTGCCATTCCAGcatgtccctctgtgtccctgcgtgtgtctgtgtgtccctgggagaaaacacagctcacaacacttttctcttccttcctgcttAATTCCatgagctcagctcctctcctcttctccagcacCACACACAAGCACAGCCTCACCCAAACTCCATGGAGTCAATTCCCCTCTGGACAACAACAAAGCAGCACAGACTTGTTCCTCTGGCCAcattcctgtgtttcagttaaACCTATTCTCATCCTCACACAAGCTCTCATGGCATTAATCAGATGCAATTATCTCCATTTGATTATTACAATCCCAAATAGCATCAGCCTCAGGCCACCACTTGCATTTCCCCCCGGAAATCTGCAGGGGGTGGCCTGTGGGGGTTGCAGCTGATTCCAGCCCCAAGTCTGTGACTCCATCTCTGGCCAGGAGTCACCAGCACCTGCCAGTTGGGTCCCAACTGCTCTCCAGACAGCCCCATTCCCTAATCCCACTGGGCCTTGCCCAGCCAGACCTTCAGCCTTgacctgctcccagctggacCCTTCCcgcccaaaccattctgtgatttcaccAAAACCATCtccacaaggagctgggagggtgtcctagtttggaggacaggtgtctgctgagaaaggcaggagcttctctttgaaatggagaatgtaaaccccctccctccaaattactagaattttgaaatccaggggctctcaggcaaagatatgggaattaggaataacagttctttactagggaaattaaaatagaaatacagtactgcaaagaaacaaaccccaaaccctgacaaagtcagagtacaaccagacaccccgtcaggcagggtgttggtagcagtcccattaaatggtggctgcatcctcctgcagtgacagatgtgattcagttggagcagtgctcctgtacaaggtgcagtttccctccagaggtccagtggtgatgtggagaaatccggtttccctctgcagtccagtggagaaaggggctcccttagtgtgccaaaacctctgtttttatcttggtaagaaatgttgggctcttccccctggctggagcaacttccaatgggatgcagtaattttatcagtcccacagtgggactcaatggccattagcagaaaatgactccctggaggaaggatgggttgtgaaaagataaagaacaatgccctacccggtttcagtggatggcccattagcagaatatcccccacagagataaggatcactgccccaccctcaacagaaggtgatagaatagataccttttatcacatcctgcattgcaaccccagacagagggacaggatcCAAACTCTTCCTAATGGACTGAAAACCAGCATCCATCACCTTCCATCATCACCAGTGCTCACGGTCTTATCCCAGATATCAAACCAGCCAGACAGGAGCAGCCCATCCTCAACCCACGGTGATGGTGCCACCCTCCAGGTCCTTCCGTGACCACACAGATGAGCTGGCACCGTGTGGTAGCACCACAGCACGGGAGTGGGCAGGCAGGTGAGCTCAGGATGGCACCAGGAGCAGATAAAagcaggaggcacagctggagagaTGAGTGCCCGCGGGaccctgctgccctgagtgGATCAGCTCTCCTGAGGACAGAGGATGGCCGGCATGGTTTACAGCATCGgggtcctgctggccctggcaaGTGCCATGGTCACGCAGGGCTGCGGTGAGTGTCACTCCTCCTGCAGCGGCAGCGCAGACAGACCGGTGACACTGCAGGGCGACGAGTGGAAGAtgcacagggctcctgctgACCTGCCCTCAGTGGCACAGgggtgccaggctgcaggggccCACCACCACCTGATCCACGAGCTGCTGCACCGCATGGAGAAATCTGTCAAGTTTGATGAACCACCAAATCCCAGCATCCTGCTGGCCATGAACCTGGCTGGAGCCACCCATGGCCATGTCGAcagctggctgctccaggagatAAAGAAGGATGCAGTGGAGAGAGCCCAGAcaggtgggaagggacaggaggagaacccagggcaggggaaggggtgCACCTGATCCCAGCCGACCCCGTACAGCAGGCTCGGCACCATCAGCTCTTGGGATACCATGTCCCATCCCACCACTCTGTCCTCTTGTCCCCACAGACATGAAGTCAGGAGAGGTGGCTCTGTACGTCCTcgccctcctctcctcctgccaggaCCCCCATTGTGTCCATGCCATGGGGAAGACTGTCAACCTGATCCCCATcctgaagcagaaaatgaacGAGGAGATCAGCAGAAATGGTGCATTGGGACATGAGGGaaggactggggggactggggtgTGTCACCCTCGCTGCTCCCCGTCTGCTCACCCCTCTTTGTCTTGCAGTGATCACCTGGTACAGTGAGAGCCTGGACATCCTGGCCCTGTGCCTGGTGAAGGAATATGACATCCAAGAGGCAGTCGAGGCtgtggctgaggagctgcagaagtgTAGGAGTTCCGTCTGTGTGGGTAAGGGAATACCCCAGCCCCCATCCCCTCCGCTcccagaggtgtccctggggcgctggcagtgacagcaggatcCCACAGACACCCAGGCCATGGTGGTCCTGGCGCTGGTGTGCGCCTACAACCACACAGAGAAGCGGGATCTGATCCGTGACGCGCTAAAGGCGGTGACCAACCATTTCCTGGATGAGCAAGAGAGCAACAATGGCACGATCGGGAATATCTACAGCATGGGGCTGGCCCTGCAGGTatgcagaggggctgtggggtcacagctCCACTCCCAGGCTGCTTGTG
This region of Catharus ustulatus isolate bCatUst1 chromosome 6, bCatUst1.pri.v2, whole genome shotgun sequence genomic DNA includes:
- the LOC116998294 gene encoding cobalamin binding intrinsic factor-like encodes the protein MLGVALGIGVLLALVGCTATEGCVAPQDMVSQLLQRLEGSVNFEEAANPSVLLAMNLAGGDSDGPIHKWLLQEIKEEAVRRAQKDMTSGQVALHVLALLSSCQDPQRVHALDQTLDLIRVLQQKTDEEMAKLEADGVPKTTLYSVGLDTMALCLAEAGGAQGPSVALAKWVLSPDSHISVDTRAMVALALSCVYDYVELQDVRELLREALQTVSTSFLDEQEKRDGMIGNIYSMGLALQALEATRKFYAPRKWDCAQAYSVVYAHDYQQPMAIAQVLPALVGRSYLDAAGLDCAANKDMSPSRQLSLSPKLGTHGVPRASIQVHYSITNTLQGKHFHYSTTVTVPSGSTLLQVMKVAAEENPQTFSFQTEQTSWGPYVTSIHGLAGSMDDRTYWQFLSAGNALEEGVGTYKPHDGEHIQAVFSTY
- the LOC116997723 gene encoding LOW QUALITY PROTEIN: cobalamin binding intrinsic factor-like (The sequence of the model RefSeq protein was modified relative to this genomic sequence to represent the inferred CDS: inserted 1 base in 1 codon), with translation MVYSIGVLLALASAMVTQGCGECHSSCSGSADRPVTLQGDEWKMHRAPADLPSVAQGCQAAGAHHHLIHELLHRMEKSVKFDEPPNPSILLAMNLAGATHGHVDSWLLQEIKKDAVERAQTDMKSGEVALYVLALLSSCQDPHCVHAMGKTVNLIPILKQKMNEEISRNVITWYSESLDILALCLVKEYDIQEAVEAVAEELQKCRSSVCVDTQAMVVLALVCAYNHTEKRDLIRDALKAVTNHFLDEQESNNGTIGNIYSMGLALQALEDSSEFYAPRKWDRAQAFNVVYNHDYHQPMAIAQVLPALVNKSYLHAGGWGCAATXGMAPSQQLPLSPLPGTIGLPTAPITVQFSITSTMKNYFHYSTSVCVPHHSTLLQVMKVARNEKPDIFCFKTKKTSWGPYVTSIHGLPANETERTYWQFFSCWSPLQEGVGTYKPKNWEHIQAIFSTY